In Planktothrix sp. FACHB-1365, the genomic stretch AAGAAGTCTAACGTTATCGAGAGTTTAGTGTACAGTCTAACTAAATCTTTAGATTCTGAAGTATTATTAATTTTGCAAACCCATCCATTAAAAATTTCCTGAACTGTAACAACCGTAATGGCTATGTCGTTAGGCGAAATTTCAGCTAACTTAGACTTAATTGTATTGTTTCCTTCCAGTAATGCAGAAACTTGATTCGTATCCAGTATCCAAATTGCCATTAGTTATATTATTCTAAATTTTTATATACCTAAGCGATGGTTTTACGATTATCATTATCAATATTAATAGCACCCTTTATAATTTTACTATTAGTATTAATTCTTTCCTCATATATCATATCAACCTAATAATTATCGATATCATCATATCGTTCAATTCTAAGGCTTTTAGCAATCTCAGCAAAATCAGAATCATCCTGAAAAACACCTGCAAATTTCAACCAAGGATTTTCCGATTCTTGAGTAGATATTTCTTCAATTTCAAAAGGAATAATTTCTAGTTTATCATAATAAGTATACAACAAGGTTTTTAAATTTTCTAAGGCTTCTTCCTGCGTTGAAGCTTCAACGTGCAAGTTAGGAAGTTCTATAAAAGAGGCGCGTATTTGCGTTGCATTTGAACGATCAAGCAAAATATGAAATTTTACAGGAAGCGACTGAGATAATTTTAGAGACGGAAGATTAAGAGTCATGGCATTGCTAGTGATAATTTTTTAATTGAATTATAGCATTTTTTTGCCTTTTTAACGGACTTAAAATTATTAGAGGGGATGAAATTCAAGGTTTCTCTAATTCCATCCCCTCTAATAATCCTGTTTTTTAGATGTCTAAATCCGTCAAATTCAAGCGGGGAGCATGGGTTTCAATAAACTCCCGACGAGGAGCTACGCGATCGCCCATTAACACAGTAAAAATCCGATCCGCTTCCGCCGCATCTTCAATTTCAACCTGTTTAATCATGCGAGTATCGGGGTTCATGGTGGTTGTCCAAAGTTGTTCTGGCATCATTTCCCCTAACCCTTTAAACCGTTGAATATTGTAGTTAGCATTGGCGGGTAAACTTCCCAAATACTCCTGCAATTCTCGCTCATTGTAACAGTATTGATGGTTCCGTCCCCGTTCCACTTTATACAACGGAGGACAGGCAATATAAATATAGCCTTGATCCACTAATTCCCGTTGATAACGATAGAAAAAGGTGAGCAATAAAGTACGGATATGGGCTCCATCAACGTCCGCGTCAGTATTATGACAACAAAGTCCTCCGCTTCCACAAACGAAGTTTTCATCCCCCTCAACCGAGAAGTCATAAACATAGTCTCCAACTAATTCAATTTCCTCGGCAGCAATGACTTTTAATCCCATTAAATCTTCACTAATGGGTAAATAATCCATCGGTTTCTGCATCGGAAGTTGGAGATAGGCATTGAGTTTTTCTGCCCCTAAATGACGTTGCCAAATTAACCGACAAGTTTCTAGTTGTTGTTTGCCACAAAGGGTGAGGGTGTAATAGGAATGACGGGTTTGGATGGAAGCTGTTTCATGACATTGAGGTTGATGTTCACTGGTACTCACAATTAACCCCAATTGTCCGAATAAATACAGTAATCCTTCTTTTAAGGAATGGGAATTGGTTGTCCAAGAAATATTCGCCCCACTGGTCGTACCATCCCCTAAGAAATACCCCTCTAAAAAGGCAAGCTGCAACGGTTCAGTGACAGAGAAAACAAGATCGGGAATGGGTTTTTCATGGGCTTTTTTCCCTAATCCCCATGCTTGTAAAAGTCGGGCAGCCATCACACTATTAAAATAGAGTTTAATGCCTTGACTTTCGGGATCATCATAACGGCGTGGCGTTTCTCCAAAAACCGCTTGAATTGCCGTGATTAATTCAGGGATAAACCGTTCATCTTTTGTGCCTAAATTCAGGCTAACTTGATGTTTAGATAAGGTTCCTTCTGCCACATACCAACCCAAAAACCACATTAATTCGGATGTAATGGGTAAATAGCGATTAAAGGCTTTATTCTGGTGCGCTTGAGGAACAATTTTCAGGTTATCCCCCAACTGAATTAACTCACTGGGTGTGAAATATTCAAAGGGTTTGTAATTACTAACTTCGCGCCAACGAGCATTTTTACTGCTGTCATCTTGAGTTAGGAGTTGATCAATTTTAGAAGGAAGGGTTTGGTAAACAACATTTTCATTCCCTCCAATGGCTTCTAAATAATCTAAGAAGTTAGCCAAAATCGGCCGATTAATCCCCCGTTCCCAGTGACTAATGGTAATCGCTTGTTTAACTCCGATGGCATTCGCTAACTGCTGTTGAGTTATGCCTAATGATTGACGTTGAGCAATTAACTCTTGCCATGCGTTAGCCTCTAATTCCACCCGTGCTTCACTTAATAATTCGGGTTTTTCAACTTTCGCTAAAATCCGGCGACTGGCAATTTTACGAACATCTTCTCCTTGCAAATATAACGATTGAGTTACACCCGCTTCATAGAAAGTACGGAGTAAATCAATGGGAGTTTGAGGTTCCGTTGAACGGGGTAAACGACGACTGGCAACTAACCAATCTCCAGGTTTAACTTCATTACCTTTTTTAAGTTTTACTTCCCCATTTTCATAAACAAAAACGCTATGAGAAGATGTCACTTTAATTTGACGATTATAGCGAGTTTTCAGTTGATACATGGGTTCTTCATGTCCATGACGAATCACTGCTTTAATCGGACGGAAACGAGTGGCATGAGTAACGGGATCAAAGGCAATCACTTGATAGCGTTCTGGGGTGCGTTTTCCGGCAATACATTCATCAATAAATGTGCCAATTTCTACGAATTCTGTTTTGCCACTATCCTCCATCACCAGCGTCGGTTCGTTTCCAGCAACGCTCATAATGATGACTTTATGATACCGCAATTGAGAGGCATCGAATTCTTCTCCTTTAATTCCTAATCCCAAGGCAGTAATTAAGGATTGAATTTCATTATTTTTGTAGATTTTGGCATCATCGGTTTTCTCAATATTGAGGATTTTTCCGCGTAAAGGAAGAATGGCTTGAGTACGGCGATCGCGTCCTTGTTTGGCACTATTATGCACAAAAATACCCGCCGATAACGCGAAGTTATGGCTATGGGGAACTTCAATATCATAAACATCATGGCGTTCTTCTAACCATTCAATAGAAACGACCCGATGGTTATAGTTCCGAATTGCCATTCGGGTTGCGACTTCATCGCCATCAAAATAGCGATCGCAAAACGTTTTAAAGGTCAAGATACTGTTATCTTTTTGACGTTTGCGATAATTTTCGTACTTGTCAACGTCCATATACCCATAATGGGAATAGACTTTATATAGCGCAGCAAGTGTTTTGGCATAATAGGTTTCATCTAACGCTTTACGCCGTTTTTTACGAAACTCTCGTGTCCACTGTTCCTTGGTTTTTTCCCGTCGCCATTCCAAGAGATTTTCATCTTCCCATTGTTTTTTCGATGCTTCAGAATAAGCTTGTCGAAGTTCAGGATTATCCGCAAAATATTGTCGCACTCGTTCTGCTTGTTTCAGGCGGTTTTCTTCATGACTCCAATATTCTTGTTGCGCCTGATATAACATTTCATTATTTTCTTGGCGATACTCCTCATTACTTTCATAAAATTCTCGCCATTTCTCTGCCATATAAGCTTTATATTGCTCATCTTCCCATTGGGCTTTAGCCTGTTCTGACAGAATTTGTCGGGTTTCAGGCTGCATCATCCGTTGCTTCATAAATTCTCGGAATTCTTCACTTTGATGCACCTGGCGACTTTTCTCAATCACATCAGGACGATGTAAGGTTTTGTCCAAATGGGCGCGATGTAAAGCCAAATGGTCTTGGGCCGGTAAGCGTTGAATATTGGTGGGATTATTGTTGCGTTTATTAAAATCAACATGGTGACGATGATTCCCTTCAGACGCTTGATAAACCCCCTGTTTTAAGTTATAAAAATCCGCTAATAAATGGGTATAAATCCATTTATCATAACCAGGGTTCCAAACCATTTCATAACCGTTTAATCCTCCATCTATTCCTTTCTGAGAAATTTTGCGATGAAATGGCATCAAGGAATCATCAGGGGTTAATTCTGCTGCGGCTTTATAACTACCATCCCTTAACATAAAGGGGTGATCGGTCGTACAAATCAGGGTTTCTCCATTATCTAAAGTTAATTTCACGACTTGGGCATCTTTTTTGGTTAGTCGTGCATTAATAATCCGTTCAATGGCAATATTGCCACTTTGATTAATGGTGTAGCAAAAATGCTCTTTCCCCTCAGCTTGTTCATCAACAATCTCTTTGATAGTTTTTTCTGAACCATCAGCGAGTGATATATAAGTAAAACTAAACCAACAACCGCCGGCGCTGTCGCCTTCGACTAAGAAAATCTCCGATTCTTGGGGATCTCGGCTGCTACAGTCCGCTAATTTACCGGGTAAAGGAGAGGATTCTAAGACCGATTTTCGACGCACTAAATCCCGTGCTCGTCGAGCAGCTTCTGCGGCTTTAAAGGCTTGGATGGCCTTTTCAATCACCGCATCGGCAATTCCTGGATTAAATTCCAAATACTCGGTTAACGCTTCCCCCACCAAGGAGTCAACAATTCCCCGAACTTCTGGATTTCCTAATCGAGTTTTTGTTTGTCCTTCAAATTCAGGATCGGGAACTTTCGCGGAAATGACGGCCGTTAACCCTTCTCTAATATTTTCCCCGCCTAAATTAGCTTCTCCTTCTTTGAGTTTATTCCGTTTGCGGGCGATGGTATTTAAAGTCCGAGTTAAAACAGTTTTTAACCCTTCTAAGTGGGTGCCTCCATCAATGGTTCTAATATTATTAGCAAAGCCTAAAATTGTATCACTATAGGCATCGGTACACCACTGCAAAGCGACTTCAATTTGAACATTACTCCGTTCTCCCGAAATATAAATAATATCTTCATGGAGGGGTTGTTTATCGTTGTTCATGTAGGCGATATACTCCCTTATCCCGCCTTCATAACAGTAGGTTTCTATCCGAGGAGTTTCTCGTTTTAACAGTTCTAAACGATTATCGGTGAGAGTGACTTTAACTCCTGCGTTTAAGTAGGCAAGTTCTCGTAAACGCGAAGCAATCGTATCACAATCAAACTCAATGCCACTGGTAAAAATTACAGTATCGGGGAAAAAGCGCAAGGAGGTTCCCGTTCTGTTTTCTTTGATGGGTTTTGAGGTGAGTTCCGTCACGGGAGTTCCCCGTTCAAAGCGTTGGCGATATTCTTTTTTATCCCGAAAAACCGTAACTTCTACCCATTCCGATAAAGCGTTAACAACAGAAACCCCCACACCATGCAAACCCCCAGAAACTTTATAACCACCACCGCCAAATTTTCCTCCGGCGTGCAGAACGGTTAACACAGTTTCTAAAGCAGACTTTCCGGTTTTAGAATGGGTATCAACGGGGATACCCCGACCATCATCGGTAACGGTGACAGAACCATCGGCGTTGAAATCAATTTCGATGTGGGTGCAATAGCCAGCCAGCGCTTCATCGATCGCGTTGTCTACAACCTCGTATACTAAATGGTGGAGTCCTCGCGGCCCGGTGGAACCAATGTACATTCCAGGGCGTTTGCGAACGGCTTCCAAACCTTCAAGAACTTGAATTTGGTCGGCGCTGTAATTGCTGGTCATTTGATCACGACTCCAGTATTGATAAAGTAAAAACGTCTCTTATGGCGTTCTTACAGTAAAATGACAAAACTTTCAAAAATTGTAGCACAAATAGGTTGGAGAGGATTGTAGAGCATTCTCAAAAGAAATTTGGACAGGGGATGTACCCAATAGACTCAGTTCGGAGTGAGGCGTTGAATAGGAGGAGAGTTGACTATTTCTACAATATCACAGCCACCTCGGTTAATTGTAATCTGCGGTGCGACGGCGACGGGGAAATCAGGATTAGCACTCCAGTTGGCGGAACGTTTGGGGTCTGTGATTTTGAGCGCGGATTCTCGGTTGGTGTATCGAGAGTTTGATATTGGTACGGCTAAACCGACGCGGGAAGAACGTCAGCGTGTTCCCCATTATTTGATTGATATTTGTGAACCGACGCAGACTTTAACCGTAGCAGATTATCAGGATCACGCTCAACATTTGATTGGGAATGCTCCTGAATCTCCGCCTTTATTGTTAGTTGGTGGGACAGGATTATATATTAAATCTATTGTGCGGGGAATGAAAATTCCTAGGGTTGCACCTCAGCTTGAATTGCGATCGCAACTTGAGGCATTAGGTCAATTTCAATGTTATCAAATCTTACAACAAATTGATCCGATGGCAGCACAAAAAATTCACGCTAATGATCAAGTGAGAACTTTACGAGCTTTAGAAGTTTATTATATTACAGGTCGCCCCATTTCTGAACAACAAGGGGAAAATCCCCCCGATTATCCGATTTTACAAATTGGTTTACACTGTGAACCGGAAGCATTAACTTCTCGAATTCAACGGCGAACGGAAGAGATGATTGAAAAAGGATTTGTGCAAGAAGTTGAACAGTTATGTCAGAAATATGGGACAGAATTATCTTTATTAGAAACTTTGGGCTATCAGGAAATTAAACAATATTTAGGCGGGGATATTTCTTTAGAAACCGCCAAAGAATTAACGGTATTACATACCCGACAATTTGCCAAACGACAAAGAACTTGGTTTCGAGCAATTTCTGAAATTCAATGGTTTGATGTAGATAGTTCTCAGGTATTAGATGAGATTTTAAAAAGTCTGATTGTATAAAAATAAAAGGGAGATTTCCTCAATGTTTGTGAATCTTATCTTCTAATTGTGTAAAACTCCCCATTGAGTTCATAAAGGTCTATAATACCAGAGATAAAAATTAATCAATAGAGGTGTGTGCGATTGGATATACTAATGGTTTGGATGGAAAATTTTGCTTGGGGAGTAGGTTCTATCTTAGGTGCGGAACTGGTACGAGATATTTACCATACCCTGGCTCATGTTTTTACGCCGTTATATCGTTTGCATAATTGGCATCATCGGGTATTTCGTCCCGATTTAACCCCAGTCAGTGAAGACATTTATCGCCAAGCCCATTGGTATAATGACGTTCCTGAAGCCAGCGTCATGTTAAGCTTTACGTTAATTTTACTGGCGATCGCCCATATTTACAGCCCTGAACAACAAGGATTTGCCCTTCTGGGTTGTATTTATACCTTCGGTTTTTTATTATCAGCAATTGCTAGAGGAATGGGAATTCCAAATGCGGATAAACTCACCGATTTAACCCATCTTCCCGGTGAATTTTCTAGTCCACCTGCACCCTGGATGGTGAATCGAACTTACCATTGGCGGCATCATTTTGATAATCAAAACGCTTATTTTTGTGGAACCTTTACGGTATTAGATAAGATCATGGGAACGGCACTTTCATTAAAAGGAAAAACCGTTGCAGTCACCGGAGCATCAGGAACCCTCGGACAAGCACTTCTGTTCCATTTACACTTAAAAGGTGCAAAAATTTTGGCGTTGACTTCCAGTGAACAAACCCTAAACTTAACGGTTGAAGGAGAAACAATTCCCATCAAAACTGTTACTTGGAAAGTCGGACAAGAACAACAATTAGCCGAGTTATTGCCAAAAGTTGATATCTTAATTTTAAATCATGGGATTAATGTTCACGGTCTGAGAACCGAAGAAGCAATCTCTCAATCCTATGAAGTCAATACATTTTCCTGTTGGCGACTGTTAGAATTATTTCTGAGTACCGTTCGCACCAACGCCGATATCGCCAAAAAAGAAGTTTGGGTCAATACCTCCGAAGCCGAAGTGGGGCCAGCCTTAAGTCCCCTTTACGAACTCAGCAAGCGGACGTTAGGGGATTTAATCACTCTCCGTCGTTTAGATGCACCCTGCGTCATTCGTAAATTGATTTTAGGGCCATTTAAGAGCAATTTAAACCCTATTGGTGTCCTATCTCCTGACTGGGTGGCTCAACAAATTCTTAAACTTGCCCAAGCCGATGTCCGCGATATAATTGTAACTATCAATCCTCTGACATTTCTTGCCTTTCCCATTAAAGAATTCTGGGTATCTGCTTACTTCAAACTGTTCAGTCGTAAATCTGCTGATCTAACCACTACTGCTCTCAAGCGCAATTAGAAGCCTAGGGAGTTCAGGAGTTGGTACTGGGGTGGGGGGCGAGAGGTTGATGGTTAAAATTAGGAGAATTGTTTTCTCACTCCTCCTAATTTTTCAGGGTTAATTCTGCCTGTCTAATTTCAAATCT encodes the following:
- a CDS encoding ATP-binding protein; the encoded protein is MTSNYSADQIQVLEGLEAVRKRPGMYIGSTGPRGLHHLVYEVVDNAIDEALAGYCTHIEIDFNADGSVTVTDDGRGIPVDTHSKTGKSALETVLTVLHAGGKFGGGGYKVSGGLHGVGVSVVNALSEWVEVTVFRDKKEYRQRFERGTPVTELTSKPIKENRTGTSLRFFPDTVIFTSGIEFDCDTIASRLRELAYLNAGVKVTLTDNRLELLKRETPRIETYCYEGGIREYIAYMNNDKQPLHEDIIYISGERSNVQIEVALQWCTDAYSDTILGFANNIRTIDGGTHLEGLKTVLTRTLNTIARKRNKLKEGEANLGGENIREGLTAVISAKVPDPEFEGQTKTRLGNPEVRGIVDSLVGEALTEYLEFNPGIADAVIEKAIQAFKAAEAARRARDLVRRKSVLESSPLPGKLADCSSRDPQESEIFLVEGDSAGGCWFSFTYISLADGSEKTIKEIVDEQAEGKEHFCYTINQSGNIAIERIINARLTKKDAQVVKLTLDNGETLICTTDHPFMLRDGSYKAAAELTPDDSLMPFHRKISQKGIDGGLNGYEMVWNPGYDKWIYTHLLADFYNLKQGVYQASEGNHRHHVDFNKRNNNPTNIQRLPAQDHLALHRAHLDKTLHRPDVIEKSRQVHQSEEFREFMKQRMMQPETRQILSEQAKAQWEDEQYKAYMAEKWREFYESNEEYRQENNEMLYQAQQEYWSHEENRLKQAERVRQYFADNPELRQAYSEASKKQWEDENLLEWRREKTKEQWTREFRKKRRKALDETYYAKTLAALYKVYSHYGYMDVDKYENYRKRQKDNSILTFKTFCDRYFDGDEVATRMAIRNYNHRVVSIEWLEERHDVYDIEVPHSHNFALSAGIFVHNSAKQGRDRRTQAILPLRGKILNIEKTDDAKIYKNNEIQSLITALGLGIKGEEFDASQLRYHKVIIMSVAGNEPTLVMEDSGKTEFVEIGTFIDECIAGKRTPERYQVIAFDPVTHATRFRPIKAVIRHGHEEPMYQLKTRYNRQIKVTSSHSVFVYENGEVKLKKGNEVKPGDWLVASRRLPRSTEPQTPIDLLRTFYEAGVTQSLYLQGEDVRKIASRRILAKVEKPELLSEARVELEANAWQELIAQRQSLGITQQQLANAIGVKQAITISHWERGINRPILANFLDYLEAIGGNENVVYQTLPSKIDQLLTQDDSSKNARWREVSNYKPFEYFTPSELIQLGDNLKIVPQAHQNKAFNRYLPITSELMWFLGWYVAEGTLSKHQVSLNLGTKDERFIPELITAIQAVFGETPRRYDDPESQGIKLYFNSVMAARLLQAWGLGKKAHEKPIPDLVFSVTEPLQLAFLEGYFLGDGTTSGANISWTTNSHSLKEGLLYLFGQLGLIVSTSEHQPQCHETASIQTRHSYYTLTLCGKQQLETCRLIWQRHLGAEKLNAYLQLPMQKPMDYLPISEDLMGLKVIAAEEIELVGDYVYDFSVEGDENFVCGSGGLCCHNTDADVDGAHIRTLLLTFFYRYQRELVDQGYIYIACPPLYKVERGRNHQYCYNERELQEYLGSLPANANYNIQRFKGLGEMMPEQLWTTTMNPDTRMIKQVEIEDAAEADRIFTVLMGDRVAPRREFIETHAPRLNLTDLDI
- the miaA gene encoding tRNA (adenosine(37)-N6)-dimethylallyltransferase MiaA; translation: MTISTISQPPRLIVICGATATGKSGLALQLAERLGSVILSADSRLVYREFDIGTAKPTREERQRVPHYLIDICEPTQTLTVADYQDHAQHLIGNAPESPPLLLVGGTGLYIKSIVRGMKIPRVAPQLELRSQLEALGQFQCYQILQQIDPMAAQKIHANDQVRTLRALEVYYITGRPISEQQGENPPDYPILQIGLHCEPEALTSRIQRRTEEMIEKGFVQEVEQLCQKYGTELSLLETLGYQEIKQYLGGDISLETAKELTVLHTRQFAKRQRTWFRAISEIQWFDVDSSQVLDEILKSLIV
- a CDS encoding bifunctional sterol desaturase/short chain dehydrogenase, which codes for MVWMENFAWGVGSILGAELVRDIYHTLAHVFTPLYRLHNWHHRVFRPDLTPVSEDIYRQAHWYNDVPEASVMLSFTLILLAIAHIYSPEQQGFALLGCIYTFGFLLSAIARGMGIPNADKLTDLTHLPGEFSSPPAPWMVNRTYHWRHHFDNQNAYFCGTFTVLDKIMGTALSLKGKTVAVTGASGTLGQALLFHLHLKGAKILALTSSEQTLNLTVEGETIPIKTVTWKVGQEQQLAELLPKVDILILNHGINVHGLRTEEAISQSYEVNTFSCWRLLELFLSTVRTNADIAKKEVWVNTSEAEVGPALSPLYELSKRTLGDLITLRRLDAPCVIRKLILGPFKSNLNPIGVLSPDWVAQQILKLAQADVRDIIVTINPLTFLAFPIKEFWVSAYFKLFSRKSADLTTTALKRN